A part of Oceanidesulfovibrio indonesiensis genomic DNA contains:
- a CDS encoding HDOD domain-containing protein produces MPDHDPESAFLIEALSVLLNGPSPPGNPPMESTEAAPRMLHRALLTLKGMDRVGETFARFQEFNDPYASLEQLANAVSKDVVLSSKVLRAANSAYFGYGEDVTSVQHAARILGFNNLKTLYFREHFRMLDPSESSAASRHGLWKHAMLTAVTASHVSAAFKKTSSETAFTLGLMHDIGKFILCQMPMPEDGHKRIQRVMAWEPVVRASEDCETSVDVERKLLGIDHCLLGMMAMEDWQLPELMATVVLHHHSGGSAVQVLDDEANSYVAVIHVADFIARVLDHRGDTELPPGCGLDAGFLALTDKPALEKAALGGDMLQDLVNTESLVRISD; encoded by the coding sequence ATGCCGGACCATGATCCGGAGTCGGCGTTTCTCATCGAAGCGCTGAGTGTGCTGCTCAACGGTCCTTCACCGCCCGGAAACCCACCCATGGAGAGCACGGAAGCAGCGCCTCGCATGCTGCACCGCGCCTTGCTCACCCTCAAGGGCATGGATCGCGTGGGTGAAACATTTGCCAGGTTTCAGGAGTTCAACGACCCGTACGCGAGCCTGGAACAACTTGCCAACGCGGTATCCAAAGATGTGGTTCTTTCCTCCAAGGTGCTGCGTGCAGCAAACTCGGCGTATTTCGGATACGGCGAGGACGTGACCTCGGTACAGCACGCGGCGCGGATTCTCGGGTTCAACAACCTGAAAACACTGTATTTTAGAGAACACTTCCGGATGCTCGACCCCAGCGAGTCCAGTGCTGCATCACGACACGGACTCTGGAAGCACGCCATGCTCACGGCCGTGACGGCCAGCCATGTTTCCGCGGCGTTCAAGAAGACATCCTCCGAGACGGCTTTCACCCTCGGGCTGATGCACGACATCGGCAAGTTCATTCTGTGCCAGATGCCCATGCCGGAGGACGGGCACAAGCGCATCCAGCGTGTCATGGCCTGGGAGCCGGTGGTGCGCGCGAGCGAGGACTGCGAAACGTCCGTAGATGTGGAGCGTAAGCTGCTGGGCATCGACCATTGCCTGCTGGGCATGATGGCCATGGAGGACTGGCAGTTACCCGAACTCATGGCGACAGTGGTGCTGCACCATCATTCCGGCGGCTCCGCCGTGCAGGTGCTGGACGACGAGGCCAACTCCTACGTTGCCGTCATTCATGTTGCGGATTTCATTGCCCGCGTGCTCGACCACCGAGGAGACACCGAATTGCCACCGGGCTGCGGTCTGGATGCAGGCTTCCTGGCTCTGACCGACAAACCGGCCCTGGAGAAAGCGGCTCTGGGCGGCGACATGCTTCAGGATCTCGTCAACACCGAATCCCTGGTCCGGATCAGCGACTGA
- a CDS encoding glycine zipper domain-containing protein — MRKTFIVPLVLALFLAVSACTSMTPTQQGAASGGLLGAGAGAGISALSGGNAGVGALIGGAAGAIAGGLIGHEQERRQRSY, encoded by the coding sequence ATGCGGAAAACATTCATCGTGCCACTCGTTCTTGCCCTGTTCCTGGCTGTTTCCGCCTGCACCAGCATGACGCCCACCCAACAGGGCGCTGCGAGCGGCGGCCTGCTCGGTGCTGGAGCAGGCGCCGGCATCTCGGCCCTGTCCGGAGGCAATGCCGGAGTGGGAGCGCTCATCGGCGGCGCCGCCGGCGCCATAGCCGGCGGCCTCATCGGCCACGAACAAGAACGCAGGCAACGCTCATACTGA